Proteins from one Cellulosilyticum lentocellum DSM 5427 genomic window:
- a CDS encoding TrmH family RNA methyltransferase has protein sequence MNKKQITSPQNNVIKNIKELQKKKSARKSEGLFVIEGIRGVKEIPSHVKIKYLITTSEVDEKELGAVKAEERLEVSKEIYNSISDTQSPQGAMAVAYMPTYDLVHFNIEAGHYLVLENLQDPGNLGTIIRTAHAFDFKGVFITKGSVDLYSPKVVRSTMSSLFHVPIVIEEEIDTYMDFLKQKGVTLYTTALIPGAKPIYDVTFEEKVAIIIGNEGNGVSERVKEASDHTVIIPMPGAAESLNAAIATSICMYEITRQCQKGD, from the coding sequence ATGAATAAAAAGCAAATAACAAGTCCTCAAAATAATGTGATTAAAAACATAAAGGAATTACAAAAAAAGAAAAGCGCACGTAAGTCAGAAGGTTTATTTGTTATTGAAGGTATACGTGGGGTAAAAGAAATTCCTAGTCATGTTAAAATCAAATATCTTATTACAACGTCTGAAGTAGATGAAAAAGAATTAGGAGCAGTAAAGGCAGAGGAAAGGCTAGAGGTGTCTAAAGAGATTTATAATAGTATAAGTGATACCCAATCTCCTCAAGGTGCTATGGCAGTTGCTTATATGCCAACCTATGATTTAGTACACTTCAATATTGAAGCAGGCCATTATTTAGTACTAGAAAATTTACAAGATCCAGGAAATTTAGGAACCATTATTAGAACAGCACATGCCTTTGATTTTAAAGGGGTATTCATTACCAAAGGTTCTGTAGACCTTTATAGTCCCAAAGTAGTACGATCTACAATGAGTTCGTTATTTCATGTACCTATTGTAATAGAAGAAGAGATAGATACTTATATGGATTTCTTAAAACAAAAAGGTGTTACTTTATATACAACAGCGCTCATACCTGGTGCAAAACCTATTTATGATGTTACTTTTGAGGAAAAGGTAGCAATCATTATTGGCAATGAAGGTAATGGCGTTTCTGAACGTGTAAAAGAAGCAAGTGATCATACAGTGATTATTCCTATGCCAGGAGCAGCTGAATCTTTAAACGCAGCGATAGCAACAAGCATTTGTATGTATGAAATAACAAGACAATGTCAAAAGGGCGATTGA
- a CDS encoding potassium channel family protein, whose protein sequence is MKAKQFVVFGLGRFGSSLATTLADAGYEVMGVDRCEEKVQDISPVVTQAVQAEVTDIDTLRSLGIRNFDVAIVAIGKDMQSSIMTTLLLKEMGIPYVVAKASTEIHQRVLEKIGADRIILPERDMGKRIATNLIAGNIIDYIQLSRDYSIMEISILPQWRGHSIKEVNIRAKYGINIIAVERGGDINVTPGPDYILEENDLLVVVGNNKSIQELEAKRHE, encoded by the coding sequence GTGAAAGCAAAACAATTTGTGGTGTTTGGACTAGGGAGATTTGGGAGTAGTCTAGCGACTACACTAGCAGATGCGGGCTACGAAGTAATGGGTGTAGACAGATGTGAAGAAAAGGTGCAAGATATTTCACCTGTAGTCACGCAGGCAGTACAAGCAGAGGTGACAGACATTGATACCCTACGTTCATTAGGCATTCGTAATTTCGATGTGGCTATTGTAGCAATTGGTAAAGATATGCAATCTAGTATAATGACTACTTTGCTTTTAAAAGAAATGGGTATTCCTTATGTTGTGGCTAAAGCAAGTACGGAAATTCATCAAAGAGTACTAGAGAAAATAGGAGCAGATCGTATTATTTTGCCTGAGAGAGATATGGGTAAACGTATTGCTACCAATCTTATAGCTGGTAATATTATTGATTATATTCAGCTTTCACGTGATTATAGTATTATGGAAATCTCTATTTTACCACAATGGAGAGGTCACAGTATTAAAGAAGTTAATATCCGTGCTAAATATGGTATTAATATTATTGCAGTTGAAAGAGGCGGGGATATTAATGTAACCCCTGGACCAGATTACATTTTAGAAGAAAATGATTTATTGGTAGTAGTGGGTAATAATAAATCTATTCAAGAATTGGAAGCTAAAAGGCATGAATAA